The following coding sequences are from one Paenibacillus sp. JDR-2 window:
- a CDS encoding SAM-dependent methyltransferase, with translation MTISNTQRYRFSEAPIWQINRQYYEEEGLRAWNNDQVPQYITSNPMIAAAYAEMLFGFLQDRANQGQCHEPVQIVELGAGAGRFAFHVLHELSRLIDFAGIAVPPFRYIMTDLAANNVEAWQKHPALQTFIERGMLDFARFDAVQDSELLLAASGETIRRGDLKQPLVIVANYFFDSIPQELLYIGEGRVFEADVLVKYPENKDSLKPSELLSQIALSYELRRAPQYEDASYPYRDVIAVYQEQLEDSHILFPEASLACLDRLNQLSQAGIVLLTADKGDHLLEHWRFAEPPELVFHGSFSLTANYHAMGEVLERSGALVMFPSHHYDNINIGCMISVNSPQDYYQTRLAYRRCVERFGPDDFYSLKWWIDRYIEDMGLRQILSFWRLGGYDAEFFIQSTKQISSLLPDALDEEKEDILLGIERMWSSYYVMEQKYDLALEAGLVLFEMDMYGESKRFLEISVEEDEEEIVSTVFYCLAICCFELELEEQALHYLGELLRLEPEHEEARALMKNFELA, from the coding sequence ATGACGATTTCAAATACGCAGCGTTACCGCTTTAGCGAAGCGCCAATATGGCAAATAAACAGACAATATTACGAAGAAGAAGGTTTGAGGGCCTGGAATAACGACCAGGTTCCTCAATATATAACGAGTAATCCAATGATCGCGGCCGCTTATGCCGAGATGCTGTTCGGATTTCTTCAGGACAGGGCTAATCAGGGACAATGCCATGAGCCTGTTCAGATCGTGGAGCTTGGAGCAGGAGCGGGACGGTTTGCTTTCCATGTGCTGCATGAGTTAAGCCGTTTAATAGACTTTGCGGGAATTGCGGTGCCGCCGTTCCGGTATATCATGACGGACCTTGCAGCAAACAATGTGGAGGCTTGGCAGAAGCATCCTGCTCTTCAGACTTTTATCGAACGGGGAATGCTTGATTTTGCCCGGTTTGATGCTGTGCAAGATTCGGAATTATTACTGGCCGCATCCGGAGAAACCATCCGCAGGGGAGACTTGAAGCAGCCTCTCGTCATTGTGGCGAACTACTTTTTTGACAGTATTCCGCAGGAGCTGCTTTATATAGGCGAAGGTCGGGTTTTTGAGGCCGATGTGTTGGTAAAGTACCCTGAAAACAAGGATTCGCTTAAACCATCGGAGCTGCTGTCGCAAATCGCCTTGAGCTACGAGCTCCGGCGCGCACCGCAGTACGAGGATGCGTCTTATCCTTATCGCGACGTTATCGCCGTCTATCAGGAGCAGCTGGAGGACTCGCATATTTTATTCCCTGAAGCCTCTCTGGCTTGCCTGGACCGGCTGAATCAGTTATCGCAGGCGGGAATCGTGCTGCTGACGGCGGATAAAGGGGATCACCTGCTCGAGCACTGGAGGTTCGCGGAACCGCCGGAGCTTGTTTTTCATGGCAGCTTTTCTCTGACGGCAAACTATCATGCGATGGGGGAAGTGTTAGAACGGAGCGGTGCCTTGGTCATGTTCCCTTCGCATCACTATGACAATATCAATATCGGCTGCATGATCAGCGTGAATTCGCCGCAGGACTATTACCAGACAAGGCTGGCCTACCGCCGGTGCGTGGAGCGATTTGGACCGGATGACTTTTACAGTCTGAAGTGGTGGATAGACCGTTATATCGAAGATATGGGGCTTCGGCAAATTCTAAGCTTCTGGCGTCTTGGCGGATACGATGCGGAATTCTTTATCCAGAGCACGAAGCAGATTTCGAGTCTGCTGCCGGATGCCCTTGATGAGGAGAAGGAAGATATTCTGCTCGGAATCGAACGGATGTGGTCGTCGTATTACGTGATGGAGCAGAAGTACGATCTGGCGCTTGAAGCGGGTCTGGTGCTGTTCGAAATGGACATGTACGGCGAGTCCAAACGGTTCCTGGAGATTTCCGTTGAGGAAGACGAAGAGGAGATTGTTTCCACCGTCTTTTATTGTCTTGCAATATGCTGTTTCGAGCTGGAGCTGGAAGAACAGGCTTTGCATTACTTAGGGGAATTGCTGAGGCTTGAGCCTGAGCATGAGGAAGCAAGGGCATTGATGAAAAATTTTGAGCTCGCATAA
- a CDS encoding TerC family protein has product MESIWLEYAWALLILIGLEGLLSADNALVLAVIAKNLPDAQKKRAINYGIIMAFVFRFGALFAISFIANVWQVQAIGAAYLLYLGLKHIIQARFGKKNEDVHKDEKQKAGSGFWPTVSKIAIADLAFAIDSILAAVALALGLPDSPLGEFGGMDGGKFIVVLLGGIAGLILIKFAATWFVKLLADRPALETTAYAIVAWVGVKLAVITLAHEDIGILDHDFPHSTGWTLVFYGVLVAIALLGWFAPGKKPRKAEAS; this is encoded by the coding sequence TTGGAATCGATCTGGCTGGAGTATGCGTGGGCATTGCTGATCCTGATAGGATTGGAGGGCTTGTTATCCGCCGATAACGCACTGGTGCTTGCGGTTATAGCCAAGAACTTACCGGACGCTCAGAAGAAGAGGGCGATTAACTACGGAATTATTATGGCGTTTGTTTTTCGTTTTGGCGCTCTATTCGCAATATCTTTTATTGCGAATGTCTGGCAGGTACAGGCGATTGGCGCAGCCTATCTGCTATACCTGGGTTTAAAGCACATCATTCAAGCGCGTTTTGGCAAGAAGAACGAGGATGTTCACAAAGACGAGAAACAAAAAGCGGGTTCGGGCTTCTGGCCTACGGTAAGCAAAATCGCTATCGCGGATCTCGCGTTTGCAATCGACTCTATTCTGGCTGCGGTAGCTCTTGCACTTGGTTTGCCTGATTCTCCGCTTGGCGAGTTTGGCGGTATGGACGGAGGCAAATTCATAGTCGTCTTGCTTGGCGGTATTGCGGGTCTTATCTTAATTAAGTTCGCGGCAACCTGGTTTGTGAAGCTGCTGGCCGATCGTCCGGCATTGGAGACTACGGCGTATGCCATCGTAGCTTGGGTTGGGGTGAAGCTGGCGGTGATTACGCTGGCCCATGAAGACATCGGCATTCTGGATCATGATTTCCCTCATAGTACGGGCTGGACGCTTGTGTTCTATGGCGTGTTGGTTGCTATTGCGCTGCTCGGCTGGTTCGCTCCGGGGAAGAAACCGCGGAAGGCAGAAGCCTCTTAA
- a CDS encoding cupin domain-containing protein, with protein MYFYPYRYDQWPNNYWGYYWDPRYYNWSYNVPNAHYREIALKDYGTSPLVVNLEEATKQNRNYRTALWTGNYLQMTLMSINVGEDIGLEVHPTTDQFIRIEKGQGLVQMGESKEHLDFQTMAYEGYAILVPAGTWHNVINTGNEPLKVYVIYAPPHHPFGTVQETKPTEQD; from the coding sequence ATGTACTTTTATCCTTACCGCTATGATCAATGGCCTAATAACTATTGGGGTTATTATTGGGATCCCCGTTATTACAATTGGAGCTATAACGTGCCGAACGCGCACTACAGAGAGATTGCGCTAAAGGACTACGGAACAAGCCCGCTGGTTGTGAACCTGGAGGAGGCAACCAAGCAAAACAGGAACTACCGTACCGCATTATGGACAGGAAACTACCTTCAAATGACATTGATGAGTATTAATGTTGGCGAAGATATTGGGCTGGAGGTCCATCCGACAACCGATCAATTTATTCGAATCGAAAAGGGACAGGGATTGGTGCAAATGGGTGAAAGCAAAGAGCATCTGGACTTTCAAACCATGGCTTACGAGGGCTATGCCATTCTTGTCCCTGCCGGAACGTGGCACAATGTCATAAACACAGGTAACGAACCGCTTAAGGTTTATGTCATCTATGCTCCGCCGCATCATCCGTTTGGCACCGTCCAGGAAACCAAGCCGACTGAACAGGACTAA
- a CDS encoding DNA alkylation repair protein, with protein MNLEEVMQELEGLGKERTKKIYMGNGAHEPLFGVATGEMKPIFRKIKLNQPLADQLYDTGNYDAMYFAGIIADPKAMTEADFERWIDSAYFYMISDYVVAVTLSETDIAQEVSDKWIASGEELKMSAGWSCYCWLLGNRKDSEFSEEKIAGMLERVKNTIHESPERTRYSMNNFLYTVAISYKPLHDKAVEIANEVGPVEVGQGNKSKLINATVNIEKFLGRGQVGFKRKYVRC; from the coding sequence ATGAATCTAGAAGAGGTCATGCAGGAGCTTGAAGGGCTTGGCAAGGAAAGAACCAAGAAGATTTACATGGGCAATGGCGCGCACGAACCGTTGTTTGGCGTGGCGACAGGCGAGATGAAGCCTATTTTCCGCAAAATCAAACTTAATCAGCCGCTGGCTGATCAGCTGTACGATACAGGCAATTACGATGCCATGTATTTCGCCGGGATCATTGCCGACCCAAAGGCGATGACCGAGGCGGATTTCGAGCGCTGGATCGACAGCGCGTATTTCTATATGATCTCCGACTATGTGGTGGCGGTCACCTTATCCGAGACGGACATCGCCCAAGAGGTGTCGGATAAATGGATTGCAAGCGGCGAAGAGCTGAAGATGTCGGCGGGGTGGAGCTGCTACTGCTGGCTGCTTGGCAATCGCAAGGACAGCGAGTTCTCCGAGGAGAAAATCGCCGGTATGCTGGAGCGGGTGAAAAATACGATTCACGAATCTCCCGAGCGGACGAGATATTCGATGAACAATTTCCTGTACACGGTGGCGATATCCTACAAGCCGCTTCATGATAAAGCGGTAGAGATCGCGAATGAAGTAGGTCCGGTAGAGGTCGGCCAAGGCAATAAAAGCAAGCTTATCAACGCTACCGTTAATATCGAGAAGTTTCTGGGTAGAGGGCAGGTTGGTTTCAAACGCAAGTATGTAAGATGTTAG
- a CDS encoding LLM class flavin-dependent oxidoreductase: protein MGMSRQRQGQLHLGAFIYFTGHHHAGWRHPESGVERMFDIEWYKRIAKSAEKGKFDMIFFADLLHLIYPSRAAAGMLDPVALLSALSTVTEKIGLTATLSTTYNEPYNAARRFATLDHLSGGRAGWNIVTSQVDTEARNFGREKHPEHATRYEMAKEFVDVVTALWDSWPQESLVMDRASGTFADESKFRAADYGGRFYSAHGLLNVPRPPQGYPVLIQAGSSGPGQDFAASIGEVIFTAQTSLATAQGFYKSVNEKLIEAGRERGSLLIMPGLSPILGSTVEEARRKERELLDLIDPQEAVMMVSGMLQTDLSKFPADGPLPDIPDPVEASNGMKSRVQLIMDLARKDNLSIIELGRRLLGARGHMQFVGTPEQLADLMEEWYDGYGCDGFNIMPPVLPGDLDDFVEQVVPVLQHRGLYREEYEGSTLREHLGLPVPSVDHFKRLAGLQQA from the coding sequence ATGGGCATGAGTCGACAACGACAAGGGCAGCTTCATCTGGGTGCTTTTATTTATTTCACGGGTCATCATCATGCCGGCTGGCGTCATCCGGAGTCCGGCGTGGAGCGAATGTTTGATATCGAATGGTATAAGCGGATCGCTAAGTCGGCGGAGAAGGGCAAGTTCGATATGATCTTTTTCGCGGATCTGCTGCACTTGATTTATCCAAGCCGCGCGGCGGCGGGCATGCTCGACCCGGTGGCACTGTTGTCCGCTTTATCTACGGTAACGGAGAAAATCGGTCTGACGGCAACGCTGTCGACGACTTATAACGAGCCTTATAATGCGGCTCGCCGTTTTGCAACGCTTGACCATTTGAGCGGCGGCCGGGCCGGCTGGAACATCGTAACGTCCCAGGTCGATACGGAGGCTCGCAACTTCGGCAGGGAAAAACATCCGGAGCATGCGACTCGCTATGAGATGGCGAAGGAATTCGTAGACGTTGTAACGGCGCTGTGGGACAGTTGGCCGCAGGAGTCGCTTGTAATGGACCGGGCATCGGGAACGTTCGCGGATGAGTCGAAGTTTCGTGCCGCCGATTACGGCGGACGGTTCTATTCCGCGCATGGGCTGCTGAATGTGCCGCGTCCGCCGCAAGGCTACCCGGTTCTTATTCAAGCGGGTTCTTCAGGGCCTGGGCAGGACTTTGCCGCAAGTATTGGCGAGGTAATCTTCACGGCGCAGACCTCGCTGGCTACCGCACAAGGTTTCTACAAAAGTGTAAACGAGAAGCTCATTGAGGCAGGGCGGGAGCGGGGAAGCCTGCTAATTATGCCGGGCTTGTCGCCCATCCTTGGCTCGACGGTGGAGGAAGCCCGCCGCAAGGAGCGGGAGCTGCTGGATCTGATCGATCCGCAGGAAGCGGTCATGATGGTATCCGGCATGCTTCAGACGGACCTCAGCAAATTCCCGGCCGACGGTCCGCTGCCTGATATTCCGGATCCGGTGGAAGCGAGCAACGGCATGAAAAGCCGCGTTCAGCTCATCATGGATCTCGCCCGCAAAGACAACTTGTCCATTATCGAGCTTGGCCGCAGACTTCTTGGCGCCCGGGGCCATATGCAATTCGTCGGCACGCCGGAGCAGCTTGCGGATCTGATGGAAGAATGGTATGACGGTTACGGCTGCGACGGCTTTAACATCATGCCGCCGGTATTGCCGGGCGATCTGGACGATTTCGTGGAGCAAGTCGTTCCGGTGCTTCAGCACCGCGGACTCTATCGTGAGGAATACGAGGGTTCGACGCTCCGCGAGCATCTAGGGCTGCCGGTGCCGTCGGTCGATCATTTCAAGAGATTAGCCGGTTTGCAGCAGGCGTAA
- a CDS encoding ABC transporter permease, which produces MSANEVTLGSKAGGRQAAIGRKRRAGMPKWLYGWVLPVIVLALWESASALGLVSESALPAPSRIAEAFWKLCVDGDMAKHVSTSAIRAGGGFLLGGATGLFLGVFTGLGKWAERTLDPSIQMLRTVPLLAVIPLFILWFGVGEFSKVLLIALGSFFPLYFHTHLGVRSADRKLYEVTRILQYSKLQLLTKLIIPAALPNILLGVRLSVGTSWLLLAVAEMMGASAGVGYMIQDARVYGQTDIVFVGIILFALVGKLSDSVVRLVERRCLRWNNSYKG; this is translated from the coding sequence ATGAGTGCAAACGAGGTGACATTAGGCTCCAAAGCCGGCGGAAGGCAAGCGGCGATTGGCCGAAAGCGTCGGGCGGGAATGCCGAAATGGCTGTACGGCTGGGTACTGCCCGTTATCGTGCTGGCCTTGTGGGAATCGGCATCGGCGCTTGGGCTTGTATCCGAGTCGGCATTGCCGGCGCCATCCCGGATTGCGGAGGCTTTCTGGAAGCTCTGCGTGGACGGGGATATGGCGAAGCATGTATCTACAAGCGCGATTCGGGCAGGCGGAGGCTTCTTGCTGGGCGGTGCCACGGGACTATTTCTTGGCGTATTTACCGGTCTGGGCAAATGGGCGGAGCGTACGCTTGATCCAAGCATTCAAATGCTGCGGACGGTTCCGCTACTTGCGGTAATTCCGCTGTTCATTCTTTGGTTCGGAGTAGGCGAATTCTCGAAGGTACTGCTTATCGCGTTAGGTTCCTTCTTCCCGCTTTACTTCCATACGCATCTTGGCGTGCGCAGCGCGGACCGCAAGCTGTACGAGGTGACGCGCATTCTGCAATACTCTAAGCTTCAACTGCTGACGAAGCTGATTATTCCGGCGGCGCTTCCGAATATTTTGCTTGGCGTCCGGTTATCCGTCGGGACCTCCTGGCTGCTGCTTGCCGTAGCGGAGATGATGGGCGCAAGCGCAGGCGTTGGCTATATGATCCAGGATGCCCGAGTGTATGGGCAGACGGACATTGTGTTCGTTGGCATTATCTTGTTCGCTCTGGTCGGCAAGCTGTCGGATTCGGTAGTGCGGCTGGTAGAGAGAAGATGCCTGCGCTGGAACAACAGCTATAAAGGTTAA
- a CDS encoding ABC transporter permease: MQITRNKLALRAVHVLIGMMVPLAVLVIWQIASSNGSVNAVLIPPPKDIVDEFGRMLFSGELLSNLRVSAGRAALGFLIGGGLGLVAGLWVGFSLKAERLLDPSLQLLRTLPHLAVAPLFILWFGFGETSKILLIAKGAFFPLYVNAFLGVRSVDRNLFDVARVLEFTRWQTITKLILPASLPSLFLGIRLSIAVSWLGLVVAEMMGSSSGIGYIINDARSFSLTSVIFVGIIVFAVVGKVTDSLVRLAEKRLLRWRDSLGGEG, encoded by the coding sequence ATGCAGATAACGAGGAATAAGCTTGCGTTGCGCGCGGTTCATGTGCTGATCGGAATGATGGTTCCGCTGGCAGTATTGGTCATCTGGCAGATCGCGTCCTCAAACGGCTCTGTGAATGCCGTGCTGATTCCTCCTCCAAAGGACATTGTGGACGAATTCGGACGCATGCTCTTCTCGGGCGAGCTGCTGAGCAACCTGCGCGTTTCGGCGGGGAGGGCAGCGCTGGGGTTCCTGATCGGCGGGGGGCTTGGCTTAGTGGCCGGATTATGGGTAGGCTTCTCGCTCAAAGCCGAGCGGCTGCTTGATCCATCGCTGCAGCTGCTCAGGACGCTGCCTCACCTGGCCGTTGCCCCGCTATTTATTTTGTGGTTCGGGTTTGGCGAGACGTCCAAAATCCTGCTGATCGCGAAGGGGGCTTTCTTCCCTCTCTACGTGAATGCCTTCCTTGGCGTTCGTTCCGTAGACCGCAATTTGTTTGACGTAGCGCGCGTGTTGGAATTTACGAGATGGCAGACGATTACGAAGCTTATTCTGCCTGCTTCTCTTCCTTCTCTCTTTCTAGGCATTCGGCTCTCCATCGCGGTAAGCTGGCTTGGCCTGGTTGTGGCCGAGATGATGGGCTCCAGCTCCGGCATCGGTTATATCATTAACGACGCGCGATCGTTCTCGCTGACGTCCGTTATTTTCGTAGGCATTATTGTGTTCGCGGTAGTTGGCAAGGTTACCGATTCGCTGGTAAGGCTGGCGGAGAAGAGACTGTTGCGCTGGCGGGATTCCTTAGGCGGGGAGGGATAA
- a CDS encoding aliphatic sulfonate ABC transporter substrate-binding protein yields MRKTYGLITAIIALVLIVAGCGNSNNNTGANNKPAESAGASANAEGNASTAPASYDGVTVKIGVQGKGGLFGKAQEEKWFENAFEALGAKVEWVEFQSGPPMIEAMASNHLDFAGMGNMPPIAAQAAGVDFTIISQLLDGKNNVAIIVPANSDIKSIADLKGKKVAVTKGSNAYNFLYRVLDKAGLKQSDIQEIQLQPDETQPSFEGGKVDAWAVWDPYISLNTLSGKARVLADGESEGVLSPSFQLVRSEFAKKYPDLVTLYLKTFEEARKWEADNQDAAFQRYADERSIPLELVKGIQSRSTMINIPVSDETIADQQKTADFQYELGTIRKQIKVADVFDNQYIEKALK; encoded by the coding sequence ATGAGAAAAACATACGGTTTGATAACGGCAATCATCGCTTTGGTCCTTATCGTAGCGGGCTGCGGCAATTCCAATAACAATACCGGCGCTAATAACAAGCCTGCCGAATCGGCTGGCGCTTCGGCGAATGCGGAAGGCAATGCCTCGACTGCCCCGGCTTCCTATGACGGCGTAACCGTTAAGATTGGCGTGCAGGGCAAAGGCGGTCTGTTCGGCAAAGCGCAAGAAGAGAAATGGTTTGAAAATGCCTTTGAAGCATTGGGTGCCAAAGTGGAATGGGTAGAGTTCCAGAGCGGTCCTCCGATGATTGAAGCGATGGCTTCCAATCATCTCGATTTTGCGGGCATGGGCAACATGCCTCCGATCGCCGCGCAGGCGGCAGGCGTTGATTTCACGATCATCTCACAGCTGCTTGACGGTAAGAACAACGTGGCGATCATTGTTCCGGCGAACAGCGACATTAAGAGCATTGCCGATCTGAAAGGCAAGAAGGTAGCGGTAACGAAGGGAAGCAACGCTTATAACTTCCTTTACCGGGTACTGGATAAAGCAGGTCTGAAGCAATCCGATATTCAAGAGATTCAATTGCAGCCGGATGAGACGCAGCCTTCCTTCGAGGGCGGCAAGGTGGACGCATGGGCGGTATGGGACCCGTACATTTCCCTGAATACATTGAGCGGCAAAGCCCGCGTGCTGGCAGACGGCGAGAGCGAAGGCGTATTGTCCCCGTCGTTCCAGCTGGTTCGTTCGGAATTCGCGAAGAAGTATCCGGACCTTGTGACGTTGTATCTGAAGACATTCGAAGAGGCGCGTAAATGGGAAGCTGACAATCAAGACGCAGCGTTCCAGCGTTACGCCGACGAGCGCAGCATTCCGCTCGAACTGGTGAAGGGCATTCAATCCCGTTCGACCATGATTAATATCCCGGTAAGCGACGAGACCATCGCCGATCAGCAAAAAACGGCCGATTTCCAATACGAATTAGGCACCATCCGCAAACAGATTAAAGTGGCAGACGTGTTCGACAACCAATACATCGAAAAAGCTCTTAAGTAA
- a CDS encoding ABC transporter ATP-binding protein, protein MLTIERLNKTFAAPAGPVVALSNIRLQVERGQFITFIGPSGCGKSTLLKIVAGLDTAYEGTVELNGKAITGPGVDKGFIFQEPRLFPWLTVEKNIAANLSLGNAQVRRQVDELIELVRLKGFEKAYPKELSGGMAQRVAIARALLRKPEVLLLDEPFGALDAFTRTHMQEALLDIWQNSKTTMLFVTHDLDEAVFLGEKVVIMNPRPGHIRNVINVDLPYPRKRTGAAFQELRSKVLGEFEKVEQPPLFDQGAGI, encoded by the coding sequence ATGCTAACGATTGAGCGTTTAAACAAAACGTTTGCTGCTCCCGCGGGACCGGTAGTAGCGCTAAGCAATATTCGGCTGCAGGTAGAGCGGGGACAATTCATTACCTTTATCGGACCAAGCGGCTGCGGCAAGAGTACTTTGCTCAAGATCGTAGCAGGGCTGGATACGGCTTATGAAGGAACGGTGGAGTTAAACGGCAAGGCCATTACGGGGCCGGGCGTGGATAAAGGGTTTATTTTTCAAGAGCCTAGGTTGTTTCCATGGTTGACCGTCGAGAAAAACATTGCCGCCAACTTGTCGCTTGGCAACGCGCAGGTCCGCCGTCAGGTCGACGAGCTGATTGAGCTGGTCCGTCTGAAAGGATTCGAGAAGGCTTATCCGAAGGAGCTGTCCGGCGGGATGGCCCAGCGGGTTGCGATTGCAAGAGCGCTTCTCCGCAAGCCGGAGGTTCTGCTGCTCGACGAGCCGTTCGGAGCGCTGGATGCCTTCACCCGCACGCATATGCAGGAGGCGCTGCTGGACATCTGGCAAAACAGCAAGACAACGATGCTGTTCGTTACGCATGATTTGGACGAAGCGGTATTCCTCGGGGAGAAGGTCGTTATCATGAACCCGCGTCCCGGCCATATCCGCAATGTCATTAACGTTGATCTTCCCTACCCGCGCAAGCGGACGGGAGCAGCCTTCCAGGAGCTTCGCTCGAAGGTGCTTGGCGAGTTTGAGAAGGTAGAACAGCCGCCCCTCTTTGATCAGGGTGCAGGCATTTAA
- a CDS encoding TetR/AcrR family transcriptional regulator, whose product MSPRNVEKDLMQREKRVNHILDSALETIAVKGIGSVSINDIAAAAGMSIGNMYHYFKSKTEIISEILRRGQTGYGDHVTRIAEQECPALEKLLMLAESWLALENSWAYTILIHTSRLSDASSEEIRKAVTERFTNNLGPVAAMMKQGQQEGLVVSGDPLELAYYFVSLIQGLTLQKVPGAEVPILARASSIVALFAARTKQ is encoded by the coding sequence ATGTCGCCTAGAAACGTAGAGAAGGACCTCATGCAAAGGGAGAAAAGAGTTAACCACATTCTTGATTCCGCCCTCGAGACCATTGCCGTTAAAGGGATCGGTTCGGTAAGCATCAACGATATCGCTGCGGCAGCGGGCATGAGCATTGGCAACATGTATCATTACTTTAAATCGAAAACCGAGATTATAAGCGAGATTCTGCGAAGAGGACAGACGGGATACGGGGATCATGTCACCCGAATTGCAGAACAGGAATGTCCGGCTTTGGAAAAGCTCCTTATGTTAGCTGAATCTTGGCTTGCTCTTGAAAATAGCTGGGCTTATACAATCCTTATTCATACATCACGTCTATCGGACGCTTCCTCGGAGGAAATTCGGAAGGCTGTAACGGAACGTTTCACCAACAACCTTGGGCCGGTTGCGGCCATGATGAAGCAGGGCCAGCAGGAAGGGCTTGTTGTCAGCGGCGATCCGCTGGAGCTAGCCTATTATTTCGTAAGCTTGATTCAGGGCTTAACCCTGCAGAAGGTGCCTGGTGCGGAAGTGCCGATCCTTGCTCGTGCGAGCTCGATTGTCGCTCTGTTTGCGGCAAGGACCAAGCAGTAG
- a CDS encoding SDR family oxidoreductase, producing the protein MKTTDASKTALVVGANGVIGRNLIDYLRTLSEWDIIGVSRRGGEDSQRVRYIAADLLDEEDTGEKLSGLTAVTHIFYAAYQDRPTWAELVAPNLAMLVNVVNAIEPIARNLQHISLMQGYKVYGAHLGPFKTPARETDAYHMPPEFNVDQQQFLERRQPESSWTWSALRPSVVAGFGLGNPMNLAMVIAVYASMSKELGLPLRFPGKPGAYHSLLEMTDANLLARATVWAATDERCANQAFNITNGDLFRWNELWPKIAAYFGLETAPPLPMSLEVVMADKEPLWNAMIDKYDLQKLGYKDVSSWRFGDFVFSWDYDFFADGSKARRFGFHDYIDTEKMFMDIFEDFRQRKVIP; encoded by the coding sequence ATGAAAACAACGGACGCATCCAAAACAGCCCTGGTCGTAGGCGCAAACGGCGTGATCGGACGGAATCTCATTGATTATCTGAGGACGCTTTCCGAGTGGGATATTATCGGCGTGTCGCGCCGCGGCGGAGAGGATTCGCAGCGGGTGCGGTATATCGCGGCCGACCTACTGGACGAAGAGGATACCGGGGAGAAGTTAAGCGGCCTGACCGCCGTTACGCATATCTTTTACGCTGCCTATCAGGATCGGCCTACGTGGGCTGAGCTTGTAGCTCCCAACCTTGCCATGCTCGTAAATGTAGTCAATGCCATTGAACCGATTGCGCGGAATCTGCAGCATATCAGCCTCATGCAAGGCTATAAAGTGTACGGGGCGCATCTTGGTCCCTTCAAGACGCCGGCGCGCGAGACGGATGCCTATCATATGCCGCCCGAATTTAACGTCGATCAACAGCAGTTTCTTGAACGGCGGCAACCGGAAAGCAGCTGGACATGGTCGGCCCTTCGTCCATCGGTTGTTGCCGGTTTTGGACTAGGGAATCCCATGAACCTGGCGATGGTTATCGCCGTCTACGCTTCGATGTCCAAGGAGCTTGGGCTGCCGCTTCGTTTCCCTGGGAAGCCCGGCGCTTATCACAGCCTGCTGGAGATGACCGATGCGAATCTGCTTGCCCGCGCAACCGTATGGGCGGCTACCGACGAACGCTGCGCCAATCAGGCTTTTAACATTACCAACGGCGACCTGTTCAGGTGGAATGAGCTTTGGCCGAAGATCGCCGCCTATTTCGGCCTGGAGACCGCTCCTCCGTTACCGATGTCGCTTGAGGTCGTTATGGCGGACAAAGAACCTCTCTGGAATGCCATGATTGATAAATACGATTTGCAGAAATTGGGCTATAAAGACGTCTCCTCCTGGCGGTTCGGGGATTTCGTGTTTTCCTGGGATTACGACTTCTTTGCCGACGGCTCAAAAGCCCGCCGCTTCGGTTTTCATGACTATATCGATACGGAGAAAATGTTTATGGACATATTCGAGGACTTCCGCCAGCGGAAGGTCATTCCTTAA
- a CDS encoding winged helix-turn-helix transcriptional regulator, protein MQNEEKIFNTAVEATLEAIGGKWKPVILFHLTFGKKRNGEFLRLIPDISQKVLTQQLNELMRDGIINRISYNQIPPKVEYELTDYGWSLKDILHAMCRWGDGYIDKKYGGKGKVLFQPPVSDNEIKE, encoded by the coding sequence ATGCAAAATGAGGAGAAAATTTTCAATACCGCGGTCGAAGCCACTCTTGAAGCGATCGGAGGCAAATGGAAGCCGGTCATTTTGTTCCATCTTACATTCGGCAAGAAGCGTAATGGCGAATTCCTGCGCCTAATTCCCGACATATCGCAAAAAGTACTGACGCAGCAATTAAATGAACTAATGAGGGATGGAATCATCAACCGCATTTCTTATAATCAGATACCTCCGAAAGTTGAATACGAGTTAACGGATTACGGGTGGAGCCTGAAGGATATCCTGCATGCGATGTGCCGGTGGGGCGATGGGTATATCGACAAAAAGTACGGCGGCAAAGGCAAGGTATTGTTCCAGCCTCCGGTATCCGATAACGAAATTAAGGAATGA